The Sedimentisphaera salicampi genome includes a region encoding these proteins:
- a CDS encoding SIS domain-containing protein, translated as MDYKTKYDKFALCREMLQTPEIIRNFSLLGCRDLVNSIKEIGSLFLTGEGSSRIFPAKNAVYHSMVQGSPLRISTEGARQASEYDLSKSIVFGASNSGSTKEVICLMNQLKAKGHTHCFGLTARENTKLSEISDDTFVLTCGWEEAVAATKSVAEQALFYQELLSQVEGSSISGLLSELADSVQDALETEIPEQITDSIANAGTVYFAGRNDGVAEELTLKTNEITRKKSDYLEGTYAVHGIEEVMNKGDVVILMNPFKSELEKIKETLADGVGLNVIAVSDEQTIFPTIRVSPVQGAEGYTYLAAGWNILVEVGMKLDINLDKAERARKVGNELVG; from the coding sequence ATGGATTATAAAACAAAATATGACAAATTCGCGCTTTGCCGCGAAATGCTTCAAACACCTGAAATAATAAGAAATTTCTCACTTTTAGGGTGCAGGGACCTTGTAAATTCTATAAAAGAAATCGGAAGCCTGTTTCTTACCGGTGAGGGCTCGAGCCGAATTTTCCCAGCTAAAAATGCTGTATATCATTCTATGGTTCAAGGTTCGCCCTTAAGGATTTCAACTGAAGGAGCAAGGCAGGCAAGCGAATATGATCTCTCGAAAAGTATTGTGTTTGGCGCCTCTAACAGCGGCTCTACAAAAGAAGTTATTTGTCTTATGAACCAGCTAAAAGCAAAGGGGCATACGCATTGTTTCGGTCTTACAGCAAGAGAGAACACAAAACTTTCTGAAATCTCTGATGACACCTTTGTATTGACGTGCGGCTGGGAAGAAGCTGTTGCGGCAACTAAAAGCGTAGCTGAACAGGCACTCTTCTATCAGGAACTGCTCTCTCAGGTTGAAGGAAGCAGCATTTCAGGCCTGCTTTCAGAACTTGCAGACTCGGTGCAGGATGCTCTGGAAACTGAAATACCGGAACAGATTACTGATTCGATTGCAAATGCCGGAACCGTATATTTTGCCGGCAGAAATGATGGTGTTGCTGAAGAGCTTACGCTCAAAACAAACGAGATTACAAGAAAGAAAAGCGACTACCTTGAAGGAACTTATGCCGTCCATGGAATCGAGGAAGTGATGAATAAGGGTGATGTTGTTATCCTTATGAATCCTTTCAAATCAGAGCTTGAAAAGATCAAAGAAACACTTGCCGACGGTGTTGGGCTTAATGTTATAGCGGTTTCAGACGAACAAACAATATTCCCAACCATCAGAGTATCGCCGGTACAGGGAGCAGAGGGCTATACGTATCTTGCCGCCGGCTGGAACATACTTGTCGAAGTTGGTATGAAGCTTGACATAAATCTTGA